A region of Haliotis asinina isolate JCU_RB_2024 chromosome 7, JCU_Hal_asi_v2, whole genome shotgun sequence DNA encodes the following proteins:
- the LOC137291864 gene encoding small glutamine-rich tetratricopeptide repeat-containing protein alpha-like, with protein sequence MADVKKLVYSILKFLEDQKTAGSLSDDAVESVEVAIQCLESAYNLNTRSQDMAAKYSVSKNLLDIFNSQLNCEPDSDFASMSLHEPTPQEKEEAERLKNKGNDFMKTEKFSDALECYSKAIKIDCKNAVYFCNRAAAYSKLDKHQLAIEDCNRALNIDPGYSKAYGRLGIAYTALNDHEGARECYRKALELDPDNQSYQNNLEIAETKLKEAAVGSGFGAGPAGGLGMDLGSMLNNPSLVNMAASLMSNPQMQQMMAGMLSGGGAGREPSMEGQAPGPGQEQGLSSLLQAGQALASQMQQQNPELVAQLRAQMNQQQQPSQNTDPTDPK encoded by the exons ATGGCCGACGTTAAGAAGCTGGTGTATTCCATCCTGAAGTTCCTGGAGGACCAGAAGACTGCAGGGTCTCTGAGTGACGATGCTGTAGAGAGTGTGGAGG TTGCAATCCAGTGTCTTGAATCTGCCTACAACCTCAACACTCGCAGTCAGGACATGGCCGCTAAATACAGTGTCAGCAAAAACCTCCTAGACATCTTCAACTCCCAGCTGAATTGCGAG CCTGACTCTGACTTTGCCAGCATGTCGTTGCATGAACCAACGCCACAGGAAAAGGAAGAGGCAGAGAGGCTGAAAAACAAGG GCAATGATTTCATGAAGACGGAAAAGTTTTCTGATGCATTAGAGTGCTACTCAAAGGCTATCAAGATTGACTGCAAAAATGctgtatatttttgtaacaG AGCCGCAGCATACAGTAAGCTTGACAAGCACCAGCTGGCCATAGAAGACTGCAACCGGGCTCTCAACATAGACCCAGGATATAGCAAAGCCTATGGAAGATTAGG aATCGCCTACACAGCACTGAATGACCATGAAGGAGCACGGGAATGCTACCGGAAGGCCCTGGAGCTGGACCCTGACAATCAGAGCTACCAGAATAACCTAGAGATTGCTGAGACAAAACTCAAAGAGGCCGCTGTCGGA AGTGGGTTTGGAGCTGGTCCAGCTGGGGGTCTAGGCATGGACCTCGGGAGTATGCTGAACAACCCTTCACTAGTCAATATG GCAGCGTCCCTGATGTCCAATCCACAGATGCAGCAGAT GATGGCAGGGATGTTATCCGGGGGTGGAGCTGGACGTGAACCCTCCATGGAAGGTCAGGCACCAGGCCCAGGGCAGGAACAGGGTTTGTCGTCTTTACTACAGGC GGGTCAGGCTCTAGCATCACAGATGCAGCAGCAGAATCCAGAGTTGGTGGCCCAGCTCCGTGCTCAGATGaaccagcagcagcagccatCCCAGAACACAG ATCCCACAGATCCCAAATGA
- the LOC137291863 gene encoding eukaryotic translation initiation factor 3 subunit H-like produces the protein MATARASTLPSPVKYVQIDGLVVLKIIKHCQEEGAGGTDLVQGVLLGLVVENRLEITNCFPFPRHNDEEDFDEVQYQMEMMRNLRHVNIDHLHVGWYQSTYFGSFINRPLLDSQFNYQHSIEESVVLIYDPLKTTQGFLSLKAYRLTPDMMEFYAKGDFTPEGITSHNMSFEKMFEEIPVVMKNSHLVNALLCELDDKKMKSQEFAFLDLATSSMLEKNLRQLMECVDDVAMDTNKYLNFQRQQFRQTQAKQAHILKRTQENQVRQARGEAPLPEEDLSKLFKPLQPPPRLDCLLVAGQIDNYAKQISEFSAQSVGKLFLAESLQAPKSS, from the exons ATGGCGACCGCCAGAGCGAGCACGTTGCCATCTCCAGTTAAATATGTGCAGATTGATGGTCTT GTTGTGCTGAAGATCATTAAGCACTGCCAGGAGGAAGGAGCAGGTGGCACCGACCTGGTGCAAGGGGTGCTGCTGGGGCTGGTGGTGGAGAACAGGCTGGAGATCACAAACTGCTTCCCCTTCCCCAGACACAATGatgaagaagactttgatgaag TCCAGTATCAGATGGAGATGATGAGGAACCTTCGCCATGTCAACATTGACCATCTTCACGTTGGATGGTATCAGAGCACATACTTCGGTTCTTTCATCAACCGACCTCTGCTAGACTCCCAGTTCAACTATCAACACTCCATTGAAGAGTCAGTGGTACTTATATACG ACCCCCTGAAGACCACACAGGGTTTCCTGTCATTGAAGGCCTACCGCTTGACGCCAGATATGATGGAGTTTTATGCCAAGGGTGATTTTACTCCTGAAGGCATCACCAGCCACAACATGAGCTTTGAGAAGATGTTTGAGGAAATCCCTGTTGTGATGAAGAACTCCCACCTGGTGAATGCCCTGCTGTGTGAACTAGATGACAAGAAGATGAAGAGTCAGGAGTTCGCCTTTCTCGATCTGGCCACCAG CTCCATGTTAGAAAAGAATCTTCGACAGTTGATGGAGTGTGTGGATGATGTTGCCATGGATACGAACAAGTACCTGAACTTCCAGCGACAACAGTTCagacaaacacaagcaaagcaGGCTCACATTCTCAAAAGG aCACAAGAGAACCAAGTCCGTCAGGCACGAGGCGAGGCCCCACTGCCTGAGGAAGACCTGTCAAAGCTGTTCAAGCCACTCCAACCGCCACCACGACTTGACTGCCTACTTGTAGCGGGTCAGATTGACAACTATGCCAAGCAAATATCAGAGTTCTCCGCTCAGAGTGTTGGAAAACTGTTTTTAGCAGAATCTTTACAGGCACCCAAGTCCAGTTAA